The Cyclobacterium amurskyense genome contains the following window.
TAAAAGAAATTCTTGACTAGATCTTGCGTTTTAAGGGTTTATTTGAGAATGAAAATAATTGTTAGGTTTGGCTTATTTCTGAACCAATATAAAAGCTAAATTTAATTTTTATCTAATATTCAGTAAGTAATTTTTGTGAATTTAGTAGGTAAAGCGAAAAATTTAAGCATTCATGACTAACCAGTCATATAATTTATAGGAAGTTCTATTTGAACCTGAAACATGAAAAGTTATATTTGAAATATCACATAACATGATTAATAACCACTATCTCTTTCCCTAACAGTAAATGACCAGTATTCAGAAAGCCAATGACAATAGATTAGTTTCTTTGGATGCCTACAGAGGCATTACTATGTTTTTGCTAATCGGCGAGTCAGCGAGAATTTATGGGGCTTTTGAGGGGATGTTTTCAGAAGGTTCAGTTGGGCATATGTTTTTTACCCAATTTACCCACCATCCTTGGAATGGATTAAGATTTTGGGATCTTATTCAGCCTTTCTTTATGTTTATTGTTGGTGTTGCTATGCCATTTTCTTTGAATAAAAGATTGGCTAAACAGGGAGATAAAGGGAAAGTTACGCGCCACATCCTCAAAAGGTGCTTGCTTCTTTTTCTGTTTGGTACAGGACTGTATTGTATAAATGCCGGAGAGCTGGTTTTTGAGTTATGGAATGTGCTTACTCAATTGTCCTTTACCATTTTAGTGACCTATTTTATAATCAATAAACCACTTAAAACCCAACTTGCTATTTCCATTGGTTTGTTGCTATTAACCGAATTGATGTATAGACTTTATGAGCCTGCCGCTCCTTTTGTTAAGGGTGAGAATTTTGGTTCGTATGTTGATTTGATTCTAATGGGTAAATTAAGTAGTGGCGGATGGGTAGCCATCAATTGCATACCTACAACAGTACATACGCTTTGGGGAGCCATGTGTGGGAAATTCTTACTAAGCCAAAGACCCAGTGACCTAAAAATAAAATATTTGTTGATAGCTGGTCTATCGGGGTTGGTTTTGGGTTATGGACTAGATTGGTCAGGCATTACCCCAATCATTAAAAGAATTTGTACTAGTTCCTTTATTCTTGCATCAGGTGGATGGGCCATCCTTGTCCTGGCCTTCTTTTTCTGGTTTATTGATGTAAAGAAGGTTAATCAATGGCCCTTTATGTTTACGGTAGTGGGCATGAATTCTATTTTTATTTATTTGTTTGCGAATTTACTTGGACACGGATGGTTGGCTAAAGTGGTTCATGTTTTCAACTATGGGTTTTTAGAACCGTTAGGTTTTCCTGAAAATTTACTTGCATTGCTAAATGGGGTTTTCACCTTGGCTATAATGTGGTATTTGTGTTATTTTTTGTATAAAAAGAAAGTGTTTTTCAAAATCTGATGAAGATTTTGAATATATATATAAATTTAAAGAATCAACTAACTAATAAATGTACTTATGAGTAATAAAAGGAGAGAGTTTTTGAAACTCTCCGGCCTTGCCGGATTAGGAGTAGTGGGAACTGGTTTTAAAGGATTGTCACTAGAAGAACAAGAGCAGGTGCTTGCTCAGAGCAAGAAACAACATACCCAGAGATTTAACATGTCTGGCTATGCTGCACCTAAATTGGACGTAGTAAGAGTGGGAGTAGTAGGCTTAGGAAATAGAGGGCCTGGAGCAGTTAACAGACTTAGTAAAATTGAAGGTGTTGAGATTAAAGCACTTTGTGACTTAAGGCCAGAAATGGTAGACAAAGTGATGAAATCTTTGGAAGGCACCAAACATAAACCTGAAACTTACAGTGGTTCTGCTTATGCCTGGAAGAAAATGGTTGATAGGGACGACCTTGATTTAATATATATAGTAACTCCATGGGAATGGCATACCCCTATGGCTGTTTATGCCATGGAAGCTGGTAAACATGCTTGTAGTGAGGTACCTATTGCTGTTACGGTAGAAGAATGCTGGCAATTGGTAGAGACATCTGAACGCACTAAGAAACATTGCATGATGATGGAAAACTGTTGTTATGATTTCTTTGAGTTGATGACGCTCAATATGGCTAGAGACGGATTCTTTGGTGATGTATTCCATGGTGAAGGAGCTTATATTCACGACTTGTTGGGATTGAACTTTCAGAAGGAAGGTTACCAAGACATGTGGCGTTTGAAAGAGAACTTTAGAAATGGTAGTCTTTATCCAACTCATGGTTTAGGACCTGTTTGTCAGGCCATGGACATCAATAGGGGAGACCAAATGGATTATTTAACCTCACTTTCTAGCAATGATTTCCTTATGAAAGCAAATGCTCAGAAATTGGCAGAAACAGATAGTTTTTATTCTTCTTTTGCTACTAAGAATTTTAGGGGTAATATGAATACCACTATTATAAAAACGAAAAAGGGGAAATCAATAATGGTTCAGCATGATGTAAGTTCTCCCCGTCCTTACTCAAGAATTCATTTATTAAGCGGAACGAAGGGTGCTGCAAGCAAATATCCTGTTCCAGGAATTTCTACTGGACATGAGGGATGGTTTAAAGCTGATGAAATGAAAGCCCTTGAAGAGCGTTATACTCCTGAAATAGTCAAAAAAGTAGGAGAGATGGCCAAGCAGATTGGTGGCCATGGTGGAATGGACTTTATGATGGACTGGCGAATGATCGATTGCCTAAGAAATGGACTTCCTTATGACCAGGATGTTTATGATGGAGCACTTTGGAGTGCTATCGCTCCGTTAAGTGAGTGGTCTGTGGCCAATAGATCCAATTCTATAGATGTGCCTGACTTTACTGGAGGTTCTTGGAAAACCAATGCTCCTGTAAACCTTACCTTAGAAGGTGGTGGAACTACAGGTGTACATGTATAACAATTAGAACAATTAAAAAAGCTGTGGAATTTATCTCCACAGCTTTTTTTATTTATTTTTCTGACTTAGAATTTACACTCAAGAAGTCTTGTACATTTTTTCCCTAAGAGCTTTGATCTCCTCACTTTCAAGGTAAGATTCATAATCCATTCTTCTATCAATTGTGCCTGATGGAGTAAATTCGATTATCCTATTGGCTACTGATTGAACAAAAGCATGATCATAGGAAGAAAACAATACTGTCCCGTTGAAATCTATCATGGCATTGTTAAGAGCGTGGATAGATTCCAAATCGAGGTGATTGGTAGGTTCATCCAAAACCAACAAGTTTGGATTTTGAAGCATCATACGTGAAAGCATGCACCTTACTTTTTCACCCCCAGAAAGAACAGAAGCTTTCTTAAAGGATTCTTCACCAGTAAATAACATTCTTCCTAAAAATGTTCGAACATAGGCTTCCTCCTGGTTCTCTGAATATTGGCTAAGCCAATCAATCAATTTCAAATCAGAGTCAAAGAAAGGAGAATTATCATTCGGCATATAAGCCTTATTGATAGTTACTCCCCATTTAAAACTTCCAGACTGAACAGGAGATTCTCCCATTATAGTCTGGAAAAATTTTGTAACCGCTTGTTTGGTTTTGGAAAGAAAGGCTATTTTATCTCCTTTATCTACCATTAAATTAACATCGGTAAAGTAGGTAGAGCTGTCATTTTTAAGTTCAAGCTCTTCCGTTAGCAAGATTTGATCTCCAGCTTCACGTTCAGGCTTGAAAATAATACCAGGATATTTTCTTGTCGAAGGCTGGATTTCATCTACATTCAATTTTTCCAACATTTTCTTTCTTGCTGTGGCCTGTTTGGACTTAGCAACGTTGGCAGAAAAACGCTCTATAAAAGATTGAAGTTCTTTTCGTTTGTCTTCAGCTTTTTTGTTTTGATCTGATTTTTGTTTGGCCGCTAATTGAGAAGATTCATACCAGAATGTATAGTTACCGGAGTAGATGTTGATTTTACCAAAATCGATATCTACTATATGTGTAGCAACTACATCTAGGAAATGCCTATCGTGAGAAACTACTATAACAAGGTTTTTAAAGTTAATTAAAAAGTCCTCAAGCCAGCCTATGGTTTCTGCATCCAGATCATTGGTAGGTTCATCAAGAACGAGAATATCAGGATTACCAAATAAAGCCTGAGCTAGGAGCACCCTTACCTTTTGGTCCCCAGATAGGTCTTTCATCAACTTGTTATGAAGGTTTTCTGAAACACCAAGTCCGGACAATAATGCAGCAGCATCACTTTCAGCATTCCAACCATCCATTTCAGCGAACTCAGCCTCTAGTTCAGCAGCTCTTAGGCCATCCTCTTCGCTAAAGTCCTCCTTCATGTAGATGGCATCCTTCTCCGTCATTATTTCAAAAAGTTTTTTATGACCTATAATAACGGTCCGTAGAACCTCTTCATCCTGAAAGGCGAAGTGATCCTGTGACAATACTGCCATTCTTTGGCCGGGTGTGATGTTCACATTTCCCGTAGTACTATCCATTTCACCTGTAAGAATCTTTAAAAAAGTTGACTTACCGGCTCCGTTGGCTCCGATTACGCCAAAACAGTTTCCGGGAGTAAACTTTAAATTAACGTCTTCGAACAGGGTTCTCTTGCCGAATTTGAGGGATAAATTATCTACTGAAATCATTCTGTATACCTACTGTTTTATTAATAAAGTGCAAAGTTAAAAAATTATTCCAGTATCCCCTATAATATAGGAATTTGCCAATCAGTCTTGCTTTATATTTCTAAAACGCTTTAGTTCTCCAGTAGAATAATAATAATAGAGCAGTACAAGTCCTGCAATTAAAATACAAGATGCCATTAAAAATACCATAGGTATAGCCGTGCCATTATGAAATACGCTTACCAAAGCAGAAACAATGCCTCCAATTGCCATGCGCATAAACCCCATCATGGCTGCAGCACTTCCCGCATCTTTGCTAAATGGGGCCAAGGAGATGGCTGTGGAATTGGGTACACTTAATCCATGGCCTGTTAAAAATATAAACATCATGCCTATTAGGAAATAAACATTGAAGGAATTTGTCCAAACTCCCAGGATCATAATAAAACCAATCACCAATTGATAACACAATGCAGTAATCACAATTGTTCTATTGCTAAAATGATTGAGCAGAACATGGTTCAGTTGAGTAGCCCCGATCATGGCAATCGACAGGAAAGCAAATAGCCATCCATATTCAGTGACTGTAAGTCCGTAAATATTAATGAATACATCCGAAGACCCTGCTATATAGGCAAAGGGGGCTGCTCCTGCAATCCCACCAACGAGAATGAAGGTTAAGTATTGTTTGTTATGTAATACTTCTAAGTACTTTTTGGTTACGGCTTTTGGCCTTAGAGATACACTAGGGTCAGGATCTGCACCATCCGGAAGCTGCCATTTGCAAGCAAAAATAATCAGCGTACATATAATTGACAAAATAATAAAAAGCCAATGCCAATGAAAATGAGCTGTAATATACCCCCCTAAAGTGGGGGCTATCATTGGGGAAACTGCAATCACCAAGGTAAGCAGGGCAAATGCTTGGGCAATTTTGTTTACTGGAAAAATGTCTCTGACTAAAGCTTGAGCAGCTACCATTCCCACGCAGCCCCCTACAGCTTGCATGAATCTCATTAGAATAAGAGATTCAACGGAAGATGTAAAAGAACACCCTACTGAGGTTACCACATATATCCACAAACCTATATATAAGGGTTTTTTTCTGCCAAACTTATCTAGTAAGGGTCCATAAAACAATTGACCGATGGCAATACCAATTAAATAACTGGTCAAAGACAATTGAACATTGGATATACTAGTGGAAAGGCTATCTGCTATTGCCGGAAATGCAGGAAGATACATGTCCACAGAAAAAGGACTTATGGTGCTTAAGGCACCTAAAATCAAAACGAGAATGAAATAGCTTTTTTGTTCCTTCATATCAATGTACAAAAGTAACCATTAATAAACTTATTTTACCTTCTTTGTATAATTCCAATGCCAGATAACAAATGAATCAATAAAAATGTATTTTAAAACGATTAAAATGCTTTTTAGACTTGACTTTTACTGTTAAATCCCTTAATATTGTAGTAGATAAACAGTTGAAAATTTTTATATTTTTCTTATTAAACAGTTTTAGCATATTTAATTTCAATTACGATGAAAAAGCGGGTAATTATTCCGGTCAAATTGTTTTTTTCCATTATATTGATTGGATTGGGGAGTTCAGGGCCATTGCAAGGCCAGACGGTAAGTTTTAATCAGACAGCACTAAATTTTAATGAGTTCGAGGAAATCAAATTAGGTACATCGTTGGAATTTGGTCCTGATGAGCGACTTTACGTGTCACAGCTCAAGGGAGAAATTAAAATTTATACGATTTCCAAGGAAGGACCTAACCAATATGATGTTGTTGGGGAGGAAGTCTTATTAGGTGTTAAGCAAATACCTAATTACGATGATCATGGATATTTGGCTTATGACAATCGATATGGTCGGCAAATAACGGGCATTACCGTAACGGGTACAGCCGAAAATCCTGTTATTTATGCCACTTCAAGTGATCCTAAATGGGGTGGGCCGAGTGGTGATACCATGTTGGATACCAATTCCAGTATGATCACAAGGTTGACCTGGACCGGTACCGAGTGGGAAGTCGTAGATTTGGTTAGAGGGCTTGCCAGATCGGAAGAAAATCATGCTATTAATGGTATAGAGTATACAACTATAGGAGGGAAACCTTACTTGTTAATAAGTAATGGAGGTTTTACCAATGCTGGTTCACCTTCCAAGAATTTCACTTATATATCCGAATATGCGCTTGCTGCAGCTGTGTTACAGATTGACCTGGACGCATTAGAAGCACTTCCTACAAAAATAGATGCCCATTCAGGAAGGGCTTATAAATACGATGTTCCAACATTGGATGATCCCACAAGACCTAATGTAAATGGTATTTATGATCCGAATGATCCCGGGTATGACGGAGTAGATGTCAATGACCCATTTGGGGGCAATGATGGATTGAATATGGGAATGGTAACCTTAGATGGCCCTGTGAAGATTTTTTCACCGGGCTATAGGAATACTTATGATTTGGTGGTTACTGAAAATAACAGACTTTATTTAACAGACAATGGTGCCAACATTAACTGGGGTGGAATGCCTCAGTTTGAAGGAGATGCTACATTAGTTACCAATGCATATGATCCACTAGAACCTGGGGCCAGTCCATTAAATCCTACAACTACAGGAGAATTTGTAGATAATCAGGATCATCTTATAATGATTTCTGCAGATTTAGAGAATTATACTCCTGGTACTTATTATGGAGGTCATCCTACACCTATAAGAGCGAATCCAGGGCAACCATATCAACTTGGTAGCCCTTTTCCTTATTCTCCGGGAGGAGCTGGCTTATACACTAAGTTTGTCGGGGATGATAAGGATTTTACTCATATTACCCCGATGGTTACACCATCAGATAAGTTTAGAACAGAAATATTAGAACCAATTGCACCTGGAGATCCTGGTTTTGAGGAATATGCAGCCAATAGCTTGCCAGTAAACTGGCCTCCTGTTCCTTACAGTGTAGCTAATCCGGCAGAGGCAGATTTTATTTCTCCTACATTAACCAATTCCAATGGACCTCAACCTGATATTATTACAGTAGTACCGAACAATTCAAATGGTATAGCTGAATATACAGCGAGTAATTTTGAAGGGGCGATAAAAGGCTCTTTGATTGTTGGTAAAAATGGAGGTATTTTACATTTGATCCACCTTAATGAGGATGGTACTTTAAAAGAAGCTGAGTTCAATAAATGGAACCTAAATGGTGGAAATGCATTAGGAATCACCACAAATGGAGATACTTCTACATTTCCCGGAACGATTTGGGCAGCTACTTTCGACAATAGGATTATGATTCTAACTCCTGCTGATGATATTTTTTGTATAGCTGAGGATGACCCTGAGTTTGATCCGTTGGCAGACTATGATCATGATGGGTATTCTAATCAGGATGAAATTGACAATGGTACAGACTATTGCTCTGGTGGTTCAGCTCCTGATGATTATGACAAGGATTTAATATCTAATTTAAATGATGAGGATGATGATGGAGATGGAATATTAGACCAATTGGATCCTTTTCAAGTAGGTTATCCTAGTGATCTTCCTTTAGAAAACCAATTGTTCACCAATCAGTCAGATGCTTCTGGAGATGAATTTGGTTATTTAGGCTTGGGATTAACTGGGCTTATGAACAATGGAAGTTTAAACCCTAACTGGCTAGAATGGCTGGATAAAGGGAATGATAGTCCAGGTCCCCCTGATATTTATGGTGGAACGGCTGGTGCTATTCAGGTCTCCATGACTGGAGGAACAGCCAATGGGCTAACCAATACTCAAGAGAAAGGGTTTCAACTGGGCGTAAATGTGGGCACTGAGGTAGGGAACTATGTGATTACCTCAGGAATCATAGGTTTGTCGTCACCAGGCCAATTGTACGATTTTGATGGAGATGGAGAAGTAGGTATTCAAATAGGGGATGGTACTCAGAGTAATTTTATCAAACTTGTATTTACTGCTGATGGAATACTTGCAGCTCAGGAAATTAATGATGTAGAAGATCCCAATCCTTTGTTTTTACCTATTCCTGTAAATGAGAGACCAGGATCAAATACTTTAATAGAATTGTCATTTGATGTAG
Protein-coding sequences here:
- a CDS encoding acyltransferase family protein, with product MTSIQKANDNRLVSLDAYRGITMFLLIGESARIYGAFEGMFSEGSVGHMFFTQFTHHPWNGLRFWDLIQPFFMFIVGVAMPFSLNKRLAKQGDKGKVTRHILKRCLLLFLFGTGLYCINAGELVFELWNVLTQLSFTILVTYFIINKPLKTQLAISIGLLLLTELMYRLYEPAAPFVKGENFGSYVDLILMGKLSSGGWVAINCIPTTVHTLWGAMCGKFLLSQRPSDLKIKYLLIAGLSGLVLGYGLDWSGITPIIKRICTSSFILASGGWAILVLAFFFWFIDVKKVNQWPFMFTVVGMNSIFIYLFANLLGHGWLAKVVHVFNYGFLEPLGFPENLLALLNGVFTLAIMWYLCYFLYKKKVFFKI
- a CDS encoding Gfo/Idh/MocA family protein, which codes for MSNKRREFLKLSGLAGLGVVGTGFKGLSLEEQEQVLAQSKKQHTQRFNMSGYAAPKLDVVRVGVVGLGNRGPGAVNRLSKIEGVEIKALCDLRPEMVDKVMKSLEGTKHKPETYSGSAYAWKKMVDRDDLDLIYIVTPWEWHTPMAVYAMEAGKHACSEVPIAVTVEECWQLVETSERTKKHCMMMENCCYDFFELMTLNMARDGFFGDVFHGEGAYIHDLLGLNFQKEGYQDMWRLKENFRNGSLYPTHGLGPVCQAMDINRGDQMDYLTSLSSNDFLMKANAQKLAETDSFYSSFATKNFRGNMNTTIIKTKKGKSIMVQHDVSSPRPYSRIHLLSGTKGAASKYPVPGISTGHEGWFKADEMKALEERYTPEIVKKVGEMAKQIGGHGGMDFMMDWRMIDCLRNGLPYDQDVYDGALWSAIAPLSEWSVANRSNSIDVPDFTGGSWKTNAPVNLTLEGGGTTGVHV
- a CDS encoding ABC-F family ATP-binding cassette domain-containing protein; translation: MISVDNLSLKFGKRTLFEDVNLKFTPGNCFGVIGANGAGKSTFLKILTGEMDSTTGNVNITPGQRMAVLSQDHFAFQDEEVLRTVIIGHKKLFEIMTEKDAIYMKEDFSEEDGLRAAELEAEFAEMDGWNAESDAAALLSGLGVSENLHNKLMKDLSGDQKVRVLLAQALFGNPDILVLDEPTNDLDAETIGWLEDFLINFKNLVIVVSHDRHFLDVVATHIVDIDFGKINIYSGNYTFWYESSQLAAKQKSDQNKKAEDKRKELQSFIERFSANVAKSKQATARKKMLEKLNVDEIQPSTRKYPGIIFKPEREAGDQILLTEELELKNDSSTYFTDVNLMVDKGDKIAFLSKTKQAVTKFFQTIMGESPVQSGSFKWGVTINKAYMPNDNSPFFDSDLKLIDWLSQYSENQEEAYVRTFLGRMLFTGEESFKKASVLSGGEKVRCMLSRMMLQNPNLLVLDEPTNHLDLESIHALNNAMIDFNGTVLFSSYDHAFVQSVANRIIEFTPSGTIDRRMDYESYLESEEIKALREKMYKTS
- a CDS encoding multidrug effflux MFS transporter — its product is MKEQKSYFILVLILGALSTISPFSVDMYLPAFPAIADSLSTSISNVQLSLTSYLIGIAIGQLFYGPLLDKFGRKKPLYIGLWIYVVTSVGCSFTSSVESLILMRFMQAVGGCVGMVAAQALVRDIFPVNKIAQAFALLTLVIAVSPMIAPTLGGYITAHFHWHWLFIILSIICTLIIFACKWQLPDGADPDPSVSLRPKAVTKKYLEVLHNKQYLTFILVGGIAGAAPFAYIAGSSDVFINIYGLTVTEYGWLFAFLSIAMIGATQLNHVLLNHFSNRTIVITALCYQLVIGFIMILGVWTNSFNVYFLIGMMFIFLTGHGLSVPNSTAISLAPFSKDAGSAAAMMGFMRMAIGGIVSALVSVFHNGTAIPMVFLMASCILIAGLVLLYYYYSTGELKRFRNIKQD